The genomic stretch TTTCGTGTTGGTTGCTGTAGTAAAAACACTACCTACAATATTCTAAAGCGCCGATTCTCTATGGAGAGTAGAAGGGAGCTATAGGGGTAAGAGAATAATTCAAAACAGTTACAAACAGATCAAAAACTTAAGAAGGAAATTTTTATACAATGGctgcattttaaaaacactgtgCACATCTAGGCTTCAATGAGTGTGATGGGCTTTAACTACCCATGCAACATGCACATGACAAATCGACATCAACATGTATGTGTTAACGTGGTTTAATATCAAGTAATagattgttatttatgtttgcgCGTGAAAAGTATGTAAATTACTCCATAAAAATGCAGCCTATTATTTGCTCTAGCAAAAATAGCGGTTTGTAAAACTGTTCTATCCTATGAGAACATGATAGCTGTTGGCGTGTCTATTAGCTCCAGGCATAAATTGTGTTGAAGTCATTACGTGTAAACTACCTAACGGTCAACAGATGtttgtttgggtacagtttaCTGTTCTGAGAAGTAGTCACGGACAAAGTCAATAATACCATGGCCTCTATTTTAACCTTGGTAAAGAAAAAAGGAagaatatcaaaattcaaataaacgtATTATTCTAAACTAAACATCCAATCagtttatatgtaattaatatattcaaaGGATTTGTAGTACTTATACTCCAAtacataaacaaactttaaaggcAAATTAAATACCCAAAATATACGATAAATTACTAGCTTCATCTGAAACTTATAAGTAGCTAATGCTTGCCCACTTGTAGATGTCATTTCTGCTAATAGGTCTCCAAATAATCGTTCTTTAATTTTGAATGCGCTGTTTGAGCCAAATCGTTTCTATGTGCTTCTTATTGTAATATAACTGGACCGGAAATGCGGTATTCTCGAAACTTCTAAACTATTCAAGTTATATTTACTAAGCGTGTAAATATGCGTTGCCATAGTATTCGTAATACTTAATTGTGATGGATGTTGAGAAAACACATATAGAACGCGGGAAAGTCTTAAACACTTAACTGATATAGTCGAGTAAGGTCCCAAAATAAAGGTTCTTCTCTTTAGAATTCTAAAATACTCTCGATTTTAAAACTCCAAATTTGACTCCTGCAACAAAACTGTTAACACTTTTACTACATACATTAGTCGGCCTAGAAGAGTGTTAAACTAGCCTTTAAGGAATAAAATTGTGGAAATGGTTAAAATAGTTAACAGGTCCTCAAAAATTTATTTCTCCAATACGTACCTCTGGGGCGTGCCAAATTGAACAGATTTATTTGTATCCTAAAATATACAAAGGTTGTCATAGTGTAAAATATGTAGTCTCCAACAAGattcaaaatctttaatttcttttaaatattccaaCTTCCGAAAAGTACTAGAATGATTTGTCGAGTTAAAGATATcctgtttttgagatattgtgagGTACGaaaagaatatttgtttaaaaaaataatctaaatctgTATGAAAATCTTATcatctcaaaaaataaatatgacaaagTTTTGGAAAAACTTAGTTTAGTAAGTTGGCCTAAACTctcttaaaagtaacaaaatgcaTGGTATTccttgacatttttatttaaattaataatactagagtaaagttttaaattatatcaatttatttcaacatatctCCACAACAATCAACATATACAACATATACTATTTAGTATATGCCCCAGTTTACTTCTACCAAAAAATCAACTAATGATACCAAACATATCATGTAGTACTATTCCCAAAAAGATAGTGAGTTAGGCAAGCTGACGTATTTTCTAAGGTTGATGACTAAGGTAATAGAGAACCcagagttaatttaaatttaaggctGACAAGATTTATTCACTAAATGAGTCTTTCTCTAATGGGCAATTAGAGTAAAATTTGGAACAAAAGTAAAGTTTTAGgtttggaatattataaatattcgaAGTTTTcccttttcttatattttaaggCCATTGAGGAGAGATGATAAAAGGACTCTACGATGTTTCTTAtaagaaaagttttacatttggTGCGTATAAATCTCAAGATTGGGCTTCAGGCTCAGGTGTCGTATTCCTATTTCAACTTTGATACAAAGAGGATTAGTAGCATTcagaaataaaatcataacaatatGAGAGAAAATAATTCAAAGGAAGGGCATTGGAATCCAAAATTCTAATACCTTCATATTCTCTTTACTCCCACAAGTGAAAGAGGTAAACGAAGTAGGTAATGCTTTCTGTAGACGATTACTTTGCTCTAACTTAAATTTCCATGATCAGTTTAGGGTTCTCTAGTTGTGATATCTTTGAATAAATGCGGTGTATGAACCATACTTATTTTGAATTCAACACTCTGAGACGTTAAAATTCTTTGTTAGAGGATTATGCGTATTGTAACAGTAATTTTATTAACCTCAACacagtaattttatttgagaGAAGGCCTGGTTCAGTTACTTTAACGTTTAAAACCACTTTTGACAGCCACTCCACCTACTATTAACCTCAGACGACTTAAACTTTTTATGAAGTATAAACTTTCTCATTGCAAATAATTTTGCAAACAGAAAGTGCTACATATGGTTCATCCTTCGTAGATGAGGTTCCTTGCGATGTGGAAAATATAGTTCTCGGTTAAACAGGTAGAAcgtcaattacatttttaatatcaaaagagTGCAGTTTTCATGTTTTAAACGGAATAACCGAAGTTTGCAGACGGTTGGAGACAAGTCACGTAGAATTACGTTACTTAAGTTACGTTAGAGACGGTTTCATTGAAAAATCTACGTTCGAGTAAGGTTTTCTTCCTTTTCAAAAAGGGTTTGGTTGGGAGTGTTTTCATAATGTTCGAAATATTGATAATCATGACCTCCAACCAGGACGCCTCCATATTCCAGCTAAAACCGGCAATTATGTTCCAGTTCCTGTTTAATGAAGAATTCACTTTTAAGAAAGGTTCTTCCTTTTCAAACAGGTCTGATCGGGAGTGCTCTCATAATGTTCGGGATACTGACAATCTCGACCTCGTACCAGAACGCCTCCACATTCCAACTGAGACTGGTCATTATTTGCTGGTTCCTGTTCACACTGCTGTTCACAACGGCTCTGACCAGCTCCATCGTGACCCGCCTTACCCTCCCCCTCTACACTCGGAGGGTGGACTCTGTACAGCAGCTGGTTGAGGGTGGTTACTACTGGACACAACCTGACTACCACAACCGACGAGCTACTCTCTCTGAGTTCTACTTTGACTTGCACGTAAGTTAAGAAGGAACTTGTGGCTTttgaaatcaaaatcaaattacgtaatttgtaagtatatttaatatattataaaatactaacctGTTGGCTATGTGGCATTGTAGATGCCAAAACATGGAACACGGCCTCATTTTATTGAGGATAAATACAGAAAACATATATAAACTGATTTGGTTATATGTACaaacctattttataaatttggaagaATTTGTTAACGTTACCAATGATAAACGGCTGAAGATAAGACTATTTactgttgtgtgtgtgtgtgtgtgtgtgtgtgtgtgtgttcaagttcaagttcaagttcaaaaacgtttattttcttgtaatatagaaagacatacatattccatgagttctgttgaactcgcgcggaataatttttatactaaaacatactTAAGAAACAATCAGttggctgtgtgtgtgtgtgtgtgtgtgtgtgtgtgtgtgtgtgtgtgtgtgtgtgtgtgtgtgtgtgtgtgtgtggtgtgtgtgtgtgtgtgtgtgtgtgtgtgtgtgtgtgtgtgtgtgtgtgtgtgtgtgtgtgtgtgtgtgatgtgtgtgtgtgtgtgtgtgtgtgtgtgtgtgtgtgtgtgtgtgtgtgtgtgtgtgtgtgtgtgtgtgtgtgtgtgcgcgtgtgtgtgtgtgcgtgtgtgtgtgtgtgtgtgtgtgtgtgtgtgtgtgtgtgtgtgtgtgtgtgtgtgtgtgtgtgtgtgtgtgtgtgtgtgtgtgtgtgtgtgtgtgtgtgtgtgtgtgtgtgtgtgtgtgtgtgtgtgtgtgtgtgtgtgtgtgtgtgtgtgtgtgtgtgtgtgtgtgtgtgtgtgttgtgtgtgtgtgtgtgtgtgtgtgtgtgtgtgtgtgtgtgtgtgtgtgtgtgtgtgtgtgtgtgtgtgtgtgtgtgtgtgtgtgtgtgtgtgtgtgtgtgtgtgtgtgtgtgtgtgtgtgtgtgttgtgtgtgtgtgtgtgtgtgtgtgtgtgtgtgtgtgcgtgtgtgtgtgtgtgtgtgtgtgtggtgtgtggtgtgtgtgtgtgtgtgtgtgtgtgtgtgtgtgtgtgtgtgtgtgtgtgtgtgtgtgtgtgtgtgtgtgtgtgtgtgtgtgtgtgtgtgtggtgtgtgtgtgtgtgtgtgtgtgtgtgtgtagacagtagacagtagacaaatgctttatttcaagaaagttcacaatactttttaaacattccaagagctcacagagctcgtgcggaaatactattaacatacgaaacaaaattaattacagcatACTTTATTAGTTATCAGCCAGTCTTGTAACAATTATTAGTTCATCATTATATCAACACTATTAACTTCAAGTAACAACAtgcatttttctatatttaacagAACACGCATCTGAACAGTAAATTCCGTGCcaaattatttaactaccaattttcacaaaaaatatcaacaataaataaataaactactattaaaaaaatcaaaaataaattttataaagctACATCTAAcaaaaacatctgcaataaataaacaaatacaaaccaacaataatatacagaaaacaactaacagatcaacaacaatatacaataaattctaacagaaatatcaacaataaaccatatataattaacaattcaataaatatatttttaatacgaaacaaagtttaaaacgatttactaattatgatatttttttcaatacacaaaatacacaaaatatataagctatgCTTCTGAGATGCAGACTAATAccattactatatattaatttcgTTTTTGAGAATTGCGctcttaactttcattttaaaacgagGTTTCCCCTCATTTAAAATGTCGTTACCAAAGTGTACaataatcttattgaaatttttcttttccaacaaaacaaaactgtcttctacaaaattcttttctgaaattcggcgttgaaatagtaataaatttgcGAAGTTCGCGTAGGAGCATTAAATTGTTTCAAGCTATATTTGccaaaaaacttatatgtatgcAACAAACCAGTCAACAAATACAACTGATCAATTGTAAGAATAATCATTCTtcgaaaataaataagacatactctctgattttttaataaaatgtatagttcttattgcaaacctttgtatcattacaatttgattttaatactgtaGGGTAAGTCCCCCCATAATGAATGATGCCATAACGAGCTGTACTTTCGAACCAAGATCTGTAAAGGGAATTTAAATGCTCCTTCCTTAAAAAGttccttatataatataaagcataattgatttttttgagttttgattCTAAGTACTCCACATGTTTTATTCCACTTTAACTTACTATCAATAAAAACGCCTAAATACTTAACTGAGtcaacaaaaccaatattttcacATGTACATTCATATAAGCATTGATGATTGTGACAGACCAATTGAAATTCTAACGTGAGATTATCTACATCGCATGAAGAACCAGTGAACAAAATACATTTAGactttgaattatttatcaaaagcCTGTTTAATATTAACCAATTTGAAATAACCTCTAGATCTctatttattttagctttaagGGCATATCGGTTTCACAGCTGAACACACAATAGCAGTGTCGTCTGCATAGGCAAATATGGACGAATTCAATGGAATACTCAATAAATCCATTGATATAGATCAAAAACATTAACGGACCTGCCACCCCACCTTGAGCAACACCGTACCTAATGTGCAATAACTcactatatgtattgtttattttgactgTTTGTCTTCTGTTTTTGCAAAAGGATTCTAGTAATTTATATGCAAGGCCACCTATTCCATATCCCTTAATTTTgtctaataatatatcaatatctacaacgtcaaacgctttcttaaaatccaaatatacagcTAAAGTACACCTACTGCGATCAACTAGTGATGCTATTTCACATATATGTTCTTCAATTGCCAAATCAGTACCACGATTTGGCAAAAACCCATATTGCTGTGGTGAAAAAatgcttttgtttaaaaaatattttaaaagtttcctcCTTAATAAATACCTCAAATATTTTAGCAATAGTGTTTATAAGGGAGATTGGCCGATATGAGGAGACGAGCATATCATCACCCGACTTAAAAACAGGCACCACAACTGCGTCCTTGAAGCTTGTGGGAAAGACACCctgttttcaatgatttttcatAAATGGTTGAAAGGACTTGGTgcaaatgtatcaatattattctttattgataaaatatttataccatcGAGACCAGaactttttgtattttcatactGGAGACTATCCTAAGCACATCGTTAATACCTATGGTGAACTTATCAAAGTAAACAACACTATCTAAATGACTCTCCAATAAACATGTCACACCCAAAAGACTCATATCTTAAATCATtcactatatttacaaaataattgttaaaataattgctaATAAGAATCTCATTTTCATGAACAGGCAAAATTACATTGTTAACATTgacttttttttcatttcatgctttctttttttcattatgtCCCTTACAACAGACCAGTACTTTTTACTATCACCATATTCTCTCTATGAtggaagaataataatttatttttgcctCCCCCTGATTCTTTTTGTTACAAGCTTAGATAAACTAGTATACTCTACTTTAATATTCTGATCCAATCTAttcatagaaaacattttaaacaatgtgttCTTCCTATTTATTAGTGAAACTAATGCATTAGTTTACCCACGGTTTACGCtttctatttttactgtttatcttTTTCAATCTATATGATTTTTCAAGACAAGAGTTATAAATGCCATAAAAATTCTTTACACATTCGTTTACATCATCAGTAGAATAAACTGTTTCCCAATCAGCCGTGCATAGCTGTCTGCGCATTACTCCCTCatcaacaattctataatacGGAACAGTATCATTATTGGCTTCCTTATGGATATTAGTGTGAGCAGATAACTCAACAGTTACAGCAAAATGAATCACTTATATTCAGATTTAGAACACTACAATCAAAACGTATGTTCTtagaatttctaattaaaatatgatcAAGGCAGCTTACAGAGTTATTACTAAATTCTTGTCGGAagggtaatacaatttttaaatccataagcagaaactaaacttaaataattttttccagaccctatattttttattgtacatatgtTTTAAGTCTCCAATAATTAAGGTTGGATCACATGAATTCTgcagtatattttcaaaatctactttAAATGCATTGTAGGTAAATTTACAACACCTATAAATAGCATATAGCGATATTTTGTAAGAAAGTTTATCTTCATTTTCAACTTTGAAGGAAATGTGAATAATTTCAGCAGTGGGCAAGCAATAGCAACTGATAAGAGAGTGTTGCAGTCCAGAGGTCAGGTACACAGCAATGCCACCAGCCTGGTTGTCTGGTCTGGCTGAACCAGCATGTCATATCCTGGTAGTTGGTATTGTTCCTCTTCACCATGTTTAATCCatatttcagataatattattatatcatattgcttttttcttgatttaataaatatacacaaaactcATCATAATGTTTCCTCAAACTTCTAatgtttaaatggaaaatatgtaACTTGGTTCCCTTGAAACTTACATTACttgacatacacacagacaaacatttgtactaagaaaaatatttaaaacagtcattTTAACCCTCCAATGTCTTTAGGATTTTTTTCCAGCTCAATATTAGATTTTATCCAAATAGTTTTGTGATTCGGGGTAATCAGATTTTTCTGGCAAAAATTTTTCCCCATCTTTGGGGCCATACGTACCTAAATCCTTTCTCCTTTAATTGCTTTGCCTTGTAAAGTAACTCCTTGTTGCGTGGGGTAAGGTGttcatttatatagatatatgcGTCAGGGGCTGAGTTTATATAATTGGGTGGACTTAATTTCTTTTGCTTTGCGCTCTTCAAAAAACTGTCTCTCTCTTTTGCCTACTCGAGAACTGCACGACAATAGGTTTTATTCCAGTTTTTTTCTGTGAGTTGGAATCCGATGAGCCGCTTGAATATTCTACCTCATGATTAACAGGTTCTCCGATAATATCACCCAGTTTTCGAGATAATACTAGAAACCGCCTCTCTGTCATCATAAGGCACACCGTCAATCTGAATGTTTCGGTTACGATTATACTGATCAAGACCATCAAACTGCTCTTGCAACAATGTAAACTTATTTTGCAGTTCCCGATTTTGAGCAATAAGAGATTCATTcgatttttctaaatctttttacTCTACTATCATAAACAAAGAATGTGTTGTTCAAATTCATGAATTTTCTCAGAAACAAATTCAACAGATTTAGTAAGTTCATTtatcttttcattaaatttttcacTGTGGATACTGAATTGTTCCTTAATTGTTTCTTgcatttttttgcaaaaattccTCATGCATTTTACTCATTGCTTCAGAAGCCCACAGGTTTTACTTCTACAAACTTTAACATTTCCAGCTTTTCTGTCTAGCAGTTCCCATAGTAACCCATGTATTTTCTGATATGCCAGCACAATCAAAGTGTAACTTACATTTATTGATGGAGCAAAGTGCAAATTCATCATCAGATGGAACTGGATCACTACAAATAATACAGCTATCACTCATAACGAAACACAGTGCAGTAGCTACAAGGAAAACAACCTTCCACTACGCCAGCTGGCCAgacaactgtgtgtgtgtgtgtgtgtgtgtgtgtgtgtgtgtgtgtgtgtgtgtgtgtgtgtgtgtgtgtgtgtgtgtgtgtgtgtgtgtgtgtgtgtgtgtgctacCGGTGCGTAATAATGGGGTTATTTTCAGTTGGTAGCATCTTTTGGAAGAATGCACACCAAGTTTCAGCCTGATCGGTATCTGTAGACATTCGTTAGAATTGAGGAAGTCAAGTGATTTTTCAGAATTGAACGGAGAAGAATTTCGTGTGTTGATTAAACATTACTTTCATGAAAGGCAAAACGCCTGAGAAGATTAAACAGAAGCTTGATAAATATTATGGTGAGACTGTTAACCTTCGATAAGAAcagtttataagtaattttaacattttcggACTGGCCATTTTGAGTACAAAAGACACTCCACGTTCTGTACGCCCTGTTGAGGTCACAACTCcagaaatcattaaaaacattataatacagTGATGGATGATAGAAGAGTGCAGGTGCATGAGATTGTTAGTGCTTGGGCATCTCGAGTGAgcaggtaaataatattttgcaccAATATTTGGATTTGAGGAAACTATCCGCAAGATGGGTGTTGCGATTTCTCACGGTTAACCAAAAACGACAACGTGTGGTGTTGTAACCACGGTTATCAGCTGCTCCAGCACAAGCTGGAGGACCTGTTTTGTCACTGTTGATAAAACATGGATACATCACTATACTTCTGAGACAAAAGAGCAATCTAAACAATTGGTTACCAAATGGGAATCTGCACCAAGAAAGGCAAAGACCTTTCCTTCGGCGGAAGGTTATGGCAACCGTCTTTTGGGATGCGCAAGGAATAATTTCCATCGAATATCTACAAAAAAGTAAACCCATTATAGGTGAgtattattcattgttattggatcgtttgaaaaccgagttgcaACAAAAACGTCCACGACTGTCCCACAAAAAAGTCCTTTTCCATCATGACAATGCACCAGTTCATATTTCAGCAGTTGCGGTTGCAAAACTATTGTAATTAGGGTTCCAAGTCATTCCATATCCATCCTATTCTCCAGACCTGGCTCTGTCGGACCATTATTTGTTCTCTAAAATGAAGAAATGGCTTGCGGGAAGAAGACCTCATTCAAACGAGGAGGTTATAGCAGAAACAAATAGCTATTTTGCAGACTTGGAGAAATCATATTATTCGGAAGAAACCAACAAGCTAGAACAGCGATGGACGAAGTTTATAAGCTTAAAAAGAGACTATGTTAAACATGAAAAAAGTCTAATACAAAATTAAGCCGTTCTTATTTTTGCATGGAATTCTCAAACGACTCTCGTATATAATATGTAGCTTAAGCTATTTTTCTACGGGCTTGATTTTAATACTATGCTATCTCCCCCGTACACTCTTTAAGTGTCTACAACCCTTCATAGCAtaatcaaaatacaataatttaatttttacagttttaagatttaagactatatttttttaataaattgtatataacttttttcttaaaaCCTCAACTTAAAATCGATTCCACCATCTTAACTTAAAGGTGAACTGACTGATAGATATATACACCTGTAAACTTACAGTTATCTAGTAAACAACTTGAGCCAAGataagagaaaataataaaaccctGACCTCGACAGTGAGTTGATAATCTGTCGACCTACGCTGTATGTCCGTGCAGACTAATACAGGTGCTTTATCGTTATCGTCGTTTAACGGACACAACGTACCTATTATGACGTCATCTCTGTGTGAACGTGTTTGTGCGAAATTGTGCAACTCATATGTACACACACAAAACTTCATTGCTGCATCTAATTTCCAAAGTAATTATGTccatattaattatgtaataataaataattataataattaacatggacatgtttaaagtaaaatactatACCAACAAACGAACTCGGTCTAAGAAATTATTTGCagcaataaagttttgttctatATTAGGTCGATTGGTATAAAGTAAGGTCAAAAACAGTTGAGCAATTTTTATTACGATTTTACTTATATAAGCTAAGCTTTGCGTACCAACGTAGAGTAAAGAAAGCCTTTTTCTGTGACATCTGAGACTTATTACCTCCTcaaaaagaattgtttttaacTATTGCTCAAACTAATGTTACTCGATAAATACAATTGTAGATTTTATTGTATACCAGTTTCAAAACTGTACAAGGCACTGTCGCTTGCCAACGCGTTGGTTGCATGTTGATTGTTACTTGAAGTAGTATATGGTTAAATAgttgttatgaaaaataataccGCTCCATTGTGCTGCACGTTACGCCACACAGACACACAGAGACATACGAACATAATAGTTACGGACATAGGGTAACGATACACCATCTGTTTTAATCTGCACGGACGTTCAATAAAGGTCATCAGATTGTCAACTCATTGCCGAGGTCATGGTTTTGTTACGTTCCCTTATCTTGGTTCAAGTTCATTACTAGATCATTGTAAAGGTAATCTTATATCCATCGTTTCTCCTTTAAATAAGATGGTGAAATCGATTTTAAGTTGagttttaaatcaacaaaatagttataaccttttaaaatatattttcttaaattgtaaaaaatataaattattgtattttgacaATTGTATAAAGAGTTGTTGACATTGACATGAATTGTGgtgaaaattgcatttaaaatcaTGCCTGCAGAAAAACTGATAAATGCTCGTTATGTGCTCCTAGTTTTCCTGAGTCAAACTGCTTGAAGATTTgttgtatcaataaaaatatttcgtaaaaagcattatttgaaaacaaaataaattttaatctatattttgaaTGTAGCCGATACTGTAGCGTATGCAAACATTATAACCACATTGCCCATTATCTATGTACCTATATTTGTGTGCTACGTAAACTTAAAATAGAGTTGTCTTACAGCATACCATTCTTGCAATCTGCCTTTTGCTCGATTCTTACACAACAGCTCCAATTTTACTAGAATTAAACTTTTTCTTAATTCGTAGTGTTCGTGTGGTTTAGACAAAGCGTTAAGACACAAACTTGGCATTCTATTTCAACCTCATAATTGCATTTGTACATGTTTTTCTTTGATACATTATGCTCttcacatgtatataatattacaatactgaGAAATTGTATCaaaaagtatatgtttacattataatatcaaacatATCTAACTAAAGTAAAAGACAATAGTTTATTAACCATGAAGAAAAATTGTTAAATCCGTGCacacatatattacaaaatactagACCTTGCATCCATTTAAGAATTATGTGACAAAATATTAATCTAAGCAGTGCATAGTATATTGCAAcatatgttatgttatatgtatatttgcAACGTGCTTAGATAGTGTTACCATGTTAAATCTGTACGTTCGGAGGACTATTGCGTAACAtatttgaaaattgcattttaatcattttatgaatagaacttaaacataatttatcttGTTATCATTAGCGGAGTTGCATTAAATGTGTAGCActattatgtaatgtatttagcctataaataatttgtttctttggTTTACTGTTAGATTGTATTCATAATAATGTTTCAAGGCAGCAATAGATTTTAGCATTGGATGAAAAACCTTCTCATAGAATATTACGTAGTCAAAGCTTGTTATATTTACACATTCAgatgacaataaattattgtttacttacgTTAATGAATACCACTATTTATCTCGAATTAAGCATTACAAATATTGATTACtcatattaaattgtaacaatagAACTACAATATGTTTCAGAATACCTGGCATCAACAGTTTGAAAATAGGTACACCTATATAGAACAGCAACAAATTGAGGAACAGCTCAATAAAAACCATAACCTGGTGTTTCTTAGCCAGCGATGGGGGGATTGGGTCATTTTGCAAAATGTCGACTT from Homalodisca vitripennis isolate AUS2020 chromosome 2, UT_GWSS_2.1, whole genome shotgun sequence encodes the following:
- the LOC124354265 gene encoding uncharacterized protein LOC124354265, with translation MKNSLLRKVLPFQTGLIGSALIMFGILTISTSYQNASTFQLRLVIICWFLFTLLFTTALTSSIVTRLTLPLYTRRVDSVQQLVEGGYYWTQPDYHNRRATLSEFYFDLHNTWHQQFENRYTYIEQQQIEEQLNKNHNLVFLSQRWGDWVILQNVDLRNEKQLLGNFRVMRGSTRYAYTSFSFRKRFSFNKLFTRTIQQFLDHGLWAFWVRKFTGEDYTRKQLLAEKDVQEFNQPERLTLAKLHPVFYLLLIGLSFSSLVFSIEYCYFNS